The Macrobrachium rosenbergii isolate ZJJX-2024 chromosome 18, ASM4041242v1, whole genome shotgun sequence genome has a window encoding:
- the LOC136848181 gene encoding uncharacterized protein: MMDSAHASPVALAILVLIFYIQDLSSALQITKIQVPSHVATGESGSLECDFTDDGDTIYALKWYLGLDEFYRWTPAENPQGKTFPVLGNPIAVDLKSSRKGKVRFHHVTLEASGVYRCEVSAEAPSFHTESAVATMTVVDLPDGKPQIRGVRPSYQLRDEVVLNCSSSLSQPAAKLKFYINDEQADPLWIHHYNAIEDSFTGLETSVLGLRFPLWPRLLRQGMVSVKCTAEILNLYWDSSEAFILVDIPFHASIMEGRASGAAGNKTALMAQAMISTAALIFLCLLL, from the exons ACTTATCCAGCGCCCTGCAAATCACCAAGATCCAAGTGCCCAGTCACGTGGCGACGGGGGAAAGCGGGTCCTTGGAGTGCGACTTCACAGACGATGGCGACACCATCTACGCCCTCAAGTGGTACTTGGGGCTTGATGAATTCTACAGGTGGACCCCGGCGGAGAACCCCCAGGGGAAGACCTTCCCGGTCCTCGGGAATCCCATCGCCGTCGACTTGAAGTCCTCCAGAAAGGGCAAAGTGAGGTTCCACCACGTCACCCTCGAGGCTTCTGGCGTCTATCGGTGCGAGGTGTCGGCGGAGGCGCCTTCCTTCCACACCGAGTCTGCCGTTGCTACCATGACAGTTGTAG ATTTACCCGACGGCAAACCTCAGATACGAGGCGTTCGACCGAGCTACCAACTCAGAGACGAGGTCGTGCTAAACTGCTCGTCCTCGCTATCCCAGCCAGCTGCAAAACTCAAGTTCTACATAAACGACGAGCAA GCAGATCCACTATGGATTCACCACTACAACGCGATAGAGGATTCCTTCACCGGCCTCGAGACCTCGGTCCTCGGCCTGAGGTTTCCCCTGTGGCCGAGGCTCCTCCGTCAGGGCATGGTGAGCGTCAAGTGCACTGCGGAAATCCTAAACCTCTACTGGGATTCCAGCGAGGCCTTCATCCTCGTCGACATCCCGTTCCACGCCTCCATCATGGAAGGTCGGGCTTCGGGAGCAGCAG GCAACAAAACGGCTCTGATGGCGCAAGCAATGATATCAACGGCAGCGTTGATATTCCTCTGCTTGCTGCTATAA